GATAAATCAATATATGAAAAACAAATCTTTTATTATATCAGATTTAATTTACAGACTTTCTTGCACACTCCCTTTTATGTTAGTAATTTTACTGAAGTCATTGGTTGTGGGCTTCCTTGGAGGTTTCGGACTGACTGCCGGAGCTGCAAGAATGTTTCATACACCCACACATCAGTCAATGGGAGCATTTAGAACACTTGGGGAATTAAATGCCTGTCAGGGCGATCCCATTTCGCATTTTTCATTTGGATTAGGTTTTTTATTTAACTCGGCAGCATCATCTATAGGAGCAGGGGCTCTTACACAGGATGTATTTCACAGAATAGTTCCTAACTTCGCAGCGGCAAGTCTTTTATTTAAAAATAAAAAAGTAGAAGAAACTCTGTATGATCCCTATAAAATGGGTGTAGCAGGAGGAATTATAGGTGCGATAGTAGTAGTAATGCTGAACACAATGGCAGCATTTGTGCCAATAGAGCTTGCTAAGGTAGCAAAGGAAATTCTTACACCAGCGTCAAATCTTATGATTAATCCTGTCATGCCTATTATTTTCTGGCTTGCAGCAATGGATGCAGGAAAGCTTACAGGTATGTGGTCTACTGTTTTAGGCGGATTAGGACACATGGTAATGGGAAATTCGCTTCCCGGACTTGTTCTTGGTATCTTGATTGGTCAGTCGATCGAGGAAAAAGGAGTTACTAAGTCGGTAAAAATAATGATATCAGTAGTAGTGGTACTATTCTTAGTAATAGCCTATGCAAGAGGGTTCTTTGCAAAGCTTGGTTTCTAAAAGTTTAGATTAAGGAGGATAAGATGAAATCAACAAAGGAAAAATTTTGGTTAAGTGATAAAACTTTCCCCATATTGGTAGCATTAGCCTGTGCGGCTATGGTAGGGGGAACTC
This is a stretch of genomic DNA from Sebaldella sp. S0638. It encodes these proteins:
- a CDS encoding DUF4311 domain-containing protein, which encodes INQYMKNKSFIISDLIYRLSCTLPFMLVILLKSLVVGFLGGFGLTAGAARMFHTPTHQSMGAFRTLGELNACQGDPISHFSFGLGFLFNSAASSIGAGALTQDVFHRIVPNFAAASLLFKNKKVEETLYDPYKMGVAGGIIGAIVVVMLNTMAAFVPIELAKVAKEILTPASNLMINPVMPIIFWLAAMDAGKLTGMWSTVLGGLGHMVMGNSLPGLVLGILIGQSIEEKGVTKSVKIMISVVVVLFLVIAYARGFFAKLGF